The genomic DNA CTTTCTAATAGCGGAACAGCAATTATGGGGTCTGCAAAAGAAGAAGGTAAAGACAGAGCAAAAACAGCGATTGTAAAAGCGTTGGATTCTCCGTTATTGAATGACAATAAAATTACTGGAGCCAAAAATGTATTGCTATTAATTGTTTCTGGTACTAATGAAGTTACTTTAGATGAAATAGGAGAGATTAACGACTATATTCAAGATGAAGCTGGTTACGACGCTAATATTATTATGGGGGTTGGTGAAGATGAAGAGTTAGGAGATTCTATTGCTGTAACGATTGTTGCTACAGGTTTTGCAAAAGATCAACAAAGTACAATTACAAATACAGAAGTTAAAAAAATTGTTCACACATTAGAAGATGAACAAAAAGCAACTTATAATTTTGAAGAAAAGACAGTTTCTAAATCTCCAACTTTCGATCAGCCAATTTCTAATGTTGTTCAACAAAAAACAGTACACACGCTAGAGGAAGATGTAGTTGTTGAGGTGGTAAAGCCTTCTCCTAGAATGGGAATGGATTTGATTCCTACTTCTCAAATTATTGCAAGTATGCCTGTTTCTTATGATGAAATTTCTTTAGATGTTGTTTCTGATGAAGATTTTATTATTACGGATGCTGCACCAGTAGTTAAAGAAATTATAGAAGAGCCAAAACAAATGCAAGCAGATTTATTGTTTGACCTTCCTTTGAATTCTCATACAGAAGTAAAAGCAGAAGAAGATATTAAAAAAATCAATTTAAATGTGGAAAGAGCTGTAAATGTAAATGATATTGATGTTTTTGAAGCAAAAGAAGTAGTTCTTGAAAATAAAACAAATGAAAAACGCTATGTTTTAGAAGATTTTGATGCAAAACCAACTATTGGTAAAAGTTCTCACATCGTCGCAAAAGAAGCAATTGTTGAAGATGAAATTCAATTTGAATTAAAAACGGCGACACCACAGATAAAAAGTGCTATAGTAACTTCTAATGAAGAGGTTTCTCCTTTAGATTTAACAATTTCAGAATTGCAACAAAGAGCAGAAGAGAGACGTCAAAAAATGAAAGGTTTTAATTACAAGTTCAATGACCAATTGAATAAAAATGTAGATGAAATCTCACGTCAACCAGCTTATAAAAGACAGGGTTTAGACTTAAATGTAAATGCGCCAATAAGTAGATCTCAAACAGCTATTAGAACAGATGATGATAATATAGATTTTAAATCTAATAACTCTTTTTTACATGATAATGTAGATTAATTTTACTAAAATTTTTTCTATAAAAAATCAAAAACGCATCAAAAATTAATTTGATGCGTTTTTTTTCTTTAATTTAAATCTAGACTTAATTATTAGTCATACCAAATTTATCAATTTTTACATTATTTGTAGTGAAATTTATTTCCAAGCGCAACCTATAAAACATTTTAACTCTAATCGGTTCTTCTTTTTTGTAAAAGTAATTTCGAAATTGGTAACAGTAATTTTTTACTTTTTATTTACTATTGAAGGTGGCGGAGGAGCATTGCCATTGCTGGTTCTTTTCTTCCAATCTGAATATGCTTTTTTAGCTTTTAAAATTTCTTCATTTGAAGCATTTGGAGCAGGAGGTGGTGGTGGGATTAATAATTTATCTTCCTCTGTTAATTCATTTTTTAATTTATAAAAGACTTTATTATTCTTTTTTAATTTTAAATATGGGGCATGTGGAAGAATTGGTCTTGTTACTTTCTTTTTATCTTCTTTTGAAAGTTTAAAATATAAAGTTCCTAATTTAGAAAATTTACCTTTTAATTCTTCTTGTCTTTCTCTAGAACTTCTTACAAAGTGAGGTTTTTCTTGTCTATCTTCTTCATAATAATTATTTTTCCTGTTATAAACATTTAAAGGTGAGTTTACTCTTTCGTATAACTTCTTAACATCTTCTAGCTGTAACTGAATTGGACTAATACTTTGTTTAGATGATTTACTACTATGGATAGTAGCATCTATATAATTTTTATTAACTCTTTTACTTGGAATATTGTCATTAAATTTACAAAATATTTTTCCATCAAAATATATTTTTGTAACATGATTTCCTGGAATTATATTACTTGAACTCGCCTTTCTATTGGAAATAGAAGCCCCTTTTTCGTTGGTTTGTTTACCTTCTTTATTATAGTATTTTGTTTTATTGCCAACAGTTACAAAATAATGGTTTATTCCATTTATATCTTTAAAACCAGTATTAACTTTTTCTCCACTGTGTTTAGAATAATTTTCTTCTACTGTTTCAATCTTAGGATTTTCAATAATTTTAATTTTTTCTCCGTTAGGTAATTTTTGCCATTCAGCTTCACCCAATTTTTTGTGAATTTCCTTATAAATTTCAAAGTCTTTAACTCTTTTTGTATTCTGAGCTTTAAAATATTCTTTGGTTTCTAAACTTGCTTGGTTTTTTTGAGGGAAACGTTTGCTTCTTGCGTTTTTGTGTACAAAACTGTTAGAATATCTGGCAAAATCTGAATTCTTATATTTATTTAAAACTTCATTTTTAACAACTTTTCCATCAATCCAAACCGCATATTTAGTGTTGTCTTTTAAATCTTCGAATTGCTTTTTTGTAGGGATTTTTTTTTCAAGTTTTAAAGGTGGAGGCGGAATTAATCGCCCCTTTTCTTCAGTATTTAATTCCTGATATTTTTTAATAATATATTTACCATCTTTACCTTTTCTTTGAGTGGTTAAATTTTTATAATAATATTCTTTATATAGATTTTCTTCAGATTTATCTTTAAAAGGAACATCTTCAACAATTGTCTCAATAATTTCTTCTTTTTCCTGTGCTTCAACTCTTTCTGCAAAGAGGAAGACAAACCCTGTTAAAAGCGGAATTACCGCCAGTTTTTTTAACAAGATGATGCTGCGTGAACTTTGTGTTGTCATCATTTTTAATCGTTTTTTAGTAAGTGAATAATTCAAATTACTGGCCAAGTAATATTCGTTGTTCCAAGCAGCTTTATTCAATAATAAATACTGGTATTGGAACGTGTTTTTATGTTGATTGATTACGTTTTCGTCTGCTAAAAATTCATGATTTAATTGAACAGCTTTCTTTAAGAATATATAAAGCGGATTGATCCAAAAAACAGCTTGTAATAATTCAATAATTAAAACATCAAAGGTGTGTTTTTGGGTTACGTGCGTTAATTCATGTGTAAAAAGCTCTTCTTCAATTTCTCCGTTTTCATAAGCAGCTTTATTTATAAAGATGTAGCTCCAGAACGTATGTGGTAGAATTTTGTCTGTTACCAAAATTAAGGTCGCATGGTCTTGTTTTATTTTTTCGTTTATATTGATTTTCTTAATTATTTTAAATAAATTATAACTAAATCGAAGTAAGAATAGTGCAGAAATCAAACAATAGATGCCTATTAGAATTTGATAATAATCGATGGTGCTTTCTTTAGTAATTAACACTGAATTATTAATGTAATTTGGAACTATAGTTACATCTCTTGTAGCTATTATTTCTTGCTTTATATAGGTTGTAAATGTTGTTAGCGGAGCTAAAAAAGAAAACAAAACACTTCCTAATAAGTAGAAACGGTTAAAGTTGTGCATCTTCTCTTTTTCTAAAACAAGGTGATAGAAAAATAATAATAATGCGAGGCAACTTGCAGATTTTAGAATGTAAATAATCATTTCTGTTGCTTTTTAATTTGATTGTCAATTATCTTCTTTAAGTCTTCTAATTCTTCTGTAGAAAGGTTTGTTTCTTTGGTAAAGAAAGACGCAAACTGACTCGCAGAATCGTTGAAAAAGTTTTTAATCAACCCGTTTACATGATTAGAAAAATAATCTGTCTTTTTAATCAACGGATAATATTCTCTCGATTTTCCAAATAATTTATAGTTGATAAAACCTTTGTCGTTTATTCGTTTTAATAAAGTAGCTACGGTTGTTGTTGCAGGTTTTGGTTCTGGGAAATCTTCTAATAAATCCTTTAAAAATGCCTTTTTACGTTTCCATAAATATTGCATTAATTGTTCTTCAGTTTTAGATAATTGCATAATTAAGCTATTTATTACTCTACAAACATAGAAGAAAAAAATGTATTCTACAAATGTAGAGTACATGTTTAATTTATGATTTTGTTATATTTGCTGCTATTAAAGAGAAAAACCAACGAAAATAAATGAAAAATAAAATAGTATTATTAGCAATTGTTGTTCTTTTATCTGCTTGCGCAACTAAAAAATTCAAAAAAAAATGGTTAGAAAAGGAAGCACCAATTAGTTTTAAAGCAAGATTTGAAACGACTCAGGGTAATTTTGATATTGAAGCAAAAAGAGAATGGTCTCCAAAAGGGGTTGATAGATTGTATCAATTAATTAAATATGAGTATTATAATGATGTAGCTATTTATAGAGTAGTGCCAAATTTTGTTGCGCAATTTGGAATACACAACGATTCCTTAATAAACAAAAGTTGGTCTAACAAAGGTATCGAAGATGAGCCAGTTGTAATGAAAAACGATTCGATGACCATTTCATTTGCAAGAGGTGGCGTAAAAACAAGAACGAATCAGATTTTTATCAATTTAAAGGATAATGATCGTTTAAATACCTTAGCGTATTCTGGTGTTACAGGTTTTCCTGTGGTAGCAAAAGTGATTTCTGGTCAAGAAAATGTGCTGAAATTCTATGATGGATATGGCGATAAATTAGGAAGGCAACAAGGGGAAATTAACAAACGTGGAAATACTTTTTTAAGAAAAGAATATCCGAAAGTAGATTACATTATAAAAGCATATTTTATTAAATAAAAAAAAGCCGCTAGAAGCGGCCTTTTTTTGTCTTAGTTTTTTGTGAAAATATAAAAATTCGGATCTACTTTAAAAGTGGTGTCTTTAATTTCGAAACTTATTTTTTGATTTTCTGAAGTTGGATAAATCCATTCCTCTTTATCATTAATAAAAACCTTTAAAGGCATTTTAAAATCCTCAACAATATTTGTCCATTTATAGGTTAATACATTGTTTTCAATAGTATACGTTAACGTGGGGATTTTAATAGTTCTTAAATATTGATTAAAAAATGGATTCAAATCAAAACCAGTTTCTCTACTTAAAAAATCTTCAATTTGCTTGGTTTCCACTGTCTGATGATAAAATTCTTTGTTCATTTTCCGAAGAATTATACGCCATTTTTCATCATTATCTATCCATTGTCTTAAGGTATGTAACATGTTACCACCTTTGTTATACATGTCACCAGATCCTTCTTTATTTACATTGTATTTTCCAATGATGGTTCCTTCATTAGCAATTGCATCTCTAAGTCCAATTACATATTCAGATGATGCTTTTTTACCATAATAATAGTCTAAAAATAAACTTTCAGAATAGTTTGTAAAACTTTCATGAATCCACATATCTGCAATGTCTTTATTGGTAATATTATTAGCAAACCATTCGTGCCCCGCTTCGTGAATAATAATAAAATCGAATTTTAAACCCCAACCGGTTCCAGATAAATCTCTACCTAAATAGCCTTGTTTATATTCATTCCCATAAGTAACAGAGCTTTGGTGTTCCATTCCTAAGTAAGGCACTTCTACCAATTTAAATCCATCTTCATAAAAAGGATATGGTCCAAACCAATGTTCAAAAGCCTTCATCATTCTTGGAGCATCTTTAAAATGTTTTTTTGCTTTTTCTAGATTGTGTTTTAGCACGTAATAATCCATGTCTAAATCTCCTTTTTCTCCATTATAAACTTCAGAAAAATGAGCATAATCACCAATATTTACATTAATTCCATAATTATTTATTGGGTTGTCTACAAACCAGTTGTAGGTTTTCGTGTCTCCGTGATCTTCTACACTTTCTAATCGACCATTAGAAACGTCCATTAAATGACTAGGAACCGTTACGCTAATACGCATACTTTCAACTTCATCATACATGTGATCTTTACAAGGCCACCAAACGCTTGCACCTAAACCTTGGCAAGAAGTAGCTACAAAATGATTGCCATTTTTGTCTTTCTTCCATGAAAAACCGCCATCCCAAGGTGCTCTAACCGCTTCTTTAGGATTTCCTTCATAATAAACAACAACACTTTCTGTATTGCCTATTATTTGGTCTTTGGTAAGTTTAATAAAATGCGCATTTCCTTCATGAATGACTTCTAACTCTTTATCGTCTTGCGTAACCTTCGTGATTTTTAAAGGAGTTTGTAAATCAACTTGCATTGTTTTATAAACACTTAAAACTTTATATTTAATAGTGTTTTTACCAGATATAAATTTTTTATCAGGATTTACTTCCACCTCTAAATGATAATACGTTAAATCCCACCAAATTCTTTCTGGTGTAATAGATCCTCTAAGGGTATCTTGTCTAGAAAATTCACTTTTTTCTTGCAATAAACCTTGTGGTTTGTCTTTACAAGAAGAAAAAATAATTAAAAAGACGAATACATAAAATGAATTTTTCATAAATAATTTTTTATTTTAATTTAAAACTTTCTGCTGGTTTTGCACCTAATAAATGCGTTACAAAATAATCCCAACGTTTACGGGTCATATATTTTGTCATATCTCCATAGCCATGTCTTTTATTCGGATATAAAATCATGTCAAAATCTTTGTTCGCTTTAATTAAAGCTTCAACAACTAACATAGTGTTAGATGGGGGTACATTATTATCCATAGAACCATGCGTAATTAATAGCTTTCCTTTTAAGTTTTTTGCCATTAATTGATTTGCTTGGTTGTCATAATTTGTAGTTCCTTCTATCTTTCCATCAACCAAAAGCCCTTGCCATTTTTCTCCCCAATCTGCTTCGTAATTTCTATTATCGTGGTTTCCAGCACCAGAAACAGCAACATCATAAAATTCAGGATATGCAAAAACAGCTCTTGTAGAAGCGAATCCGCCACCAGAATGTCCCCAAATACCAACTCTTTCAATGTCCATTCCTTTATATTTTTGCGCTAGTTGTTTAATTGCAGTAATATTATCTGGCAAACCATTATCACCCATGTTTCCATAATATGCGTCATGAAAAGATTTAGAGCGCATTGGTGTTCCCATACCATCAACAGCAATTACCACAAAACCTAGTTCTGCAACTGCTTGGTAATCACTCCAAACCGGTCTAAAACCATAATTACCAACACTTCCAGATTGTGGGCCAGGATAAATATAATTTAAAACAGGATACTTTTTAGATTCATCATAATGAGAAGGCAAACACATAATACCATAAATGTCTGTTTTTTCATCTCTTGCTTTTACCTTGAACTCAACAGGTTCTTGCCAGTTACTTTCTTTTAATGCTGAAATATCTGCAGCTTCTAGATCCATTATTTTTTCTCCATTACCATTTCTTAAAACTGCAATTGGTGCATTTGTAGTTGTAGAATATGTATCTACTAACATCGAATAGTCTGCTGAGAAAGCAACAGTATGTGTTCCTTTAGAAGGTGTTAAGTTGATGAAGTTAGTACCATCGAAATTTACTTTATAGTAATAATTATGATAAGGATTTCCTTCTTCTTTTCCTCCTGCAGAAAAATAAATTTGTCTGTTTTTTTCGTCAATATTTTTGATTTGTTTCACTAAGAAATCACCAGAAGTAATCTGATTTTTTAACTTTTTAGTTTCTAAATCATACAAATAAATGTGACCCCAATTTGATTTTTCTGAATACCAGATAAATTCATTAGAATCGAATAATACTTTCCAGTTTTCTACATTCACACCAGACTCATAATAGGTTGCTACTTCTTCTTTATGAATAGATTCGACGTTACCAGTTGCTGCATCTGCAATTTGTAAATGTGCAATTTTATGATCTCTAGAACCAGAAACAAAAGCAAATTTTGTTCCATCTTTGTTCCATTGTGCATCTAATAACTCATTGTTCCAATCTGCAATATGATCTGTTGTAGAACCTCTTTGAAAATCTTTGTCCATTTTTAAACGGACCGTTTTTGGCTTGTTCTCTAAATGAATAATTACACGTTCAATGGTAAAAATTTTATCATCTCCTGGTAACGGATGTTTCCAAGCTTCTAATCTTGGGTGCCCAACATTTGTAGATGTTAAATACATCATACCAACACCTCTAGCGTCTTGTTGAAATGTTGCGATTTTATCCGAATTTGGAGACCATTTTAAAACGGCTCCATCACTTTTAGTCCAACCTGCATTATTAGTTGCATAGCCATAATCTTCGATCCCATCGAAAGTAAGTTGCGTTTTCTTGTCGGTTTCTAAATTACGAACCCAAAGGTTAAAGTTATTTATGTAAATCGCTAACTTTCCGTTAGGAGAAATGTGCTCATTTCTGCTTATATTTTTACTTTCTGATGAATTTTTAGAGAGTGAATTATCTGCCAGATTATAAGAATATTTTTGTTTAGAAGCAGTAAAATGCAACATTTTTAAATCTTCAGAAAAAGAAACGCTATAAATTGGTAAATCAGTTGCTTTTATTTCTTTGTCCATTTCTTTAGACAAAGCTTCCGCTAATTTTTCATGGTTAAAAGCAGCTTCTTTTGTTTTAGAATTTGCATCCACCAAAATAAATGATTTTCCGTCTTTATTTGTAGTTGAATACAGAAGTTTATTTCCGTTTACAAATGAACTTCCAGAAACTTGGTTGTAGACTAAGCTATATAAACCTCTGTCCATGTGTTTTGCTGCAGCTTCATATTCTGCAACTGTAAATTGTTTTTGTTCTTTAGAATTAGAACAACTTAATAGTAGTATCGAAAAGATACTAAAAATTAAAGCTTTAGTTAAAGTTGATTTTCTCATACGTCTACTTATTTTATTTTGATAATTCTGTGAAATATTTATAAAAATACGGAATGGTTTCAATCCCTTTTAAATAATTCCAAACTCCGAAATGTTCATCTGGCGAGTGAATTGCATCTGAATCTAAACCAAACCCCATTAAAATAGTCTTGCTTTTTAATTCTTTTTCAAACAAAGAAACAATAGGAATACTACCGCCGCTTCTCTGTGGAATTGGCGTTTTACCAAAACTAGTTTCGTATGCTTTGCTTGCTGCTTGGTACGCAATATTATCCGTTGGCGTTACATAACCTTGTCCGCCATGATGTGGTTTTACAAGTACTGTAACAGATTTTGGTGCAATACTTTCGAAATGAGTTTTAAATAACTGTGTAATTTCTCTCCAATCTTGATTAGGAACCAAACGCATAGAAATTTTAGCAAACGCTTTACTAGCAATTACTGTTTTTGCGCCTTCACCAATATAGCCACCCCAAATTCCGTTTACGTCTAAAGTAGGTCTAATTGCATTTCTTTCATTTGTAGAATATCCTTTTTCGCCGTGAACTTCGTCAATATCTAAGGCTTTTTTATAATTTTCTAAAGAAAAAGGTGCTTTTGCCATTTCTGCTCTTTCTTCTTTGGATAATTCTTCGACATTGTCATAAAAACCAGGAATGGTTATATGATTGTTCTCATCATGTAAAGAAGCAATCATTTTTGTCAAAATATTGATAGGATTTGCAACCGCGCCTCCATACAAACCAGAATGTAAATCTCTATTTGGTCCTGTAACTTCCACTTCAACATAACTTAAACCACGTAAACCAGTAGTTATTGATGGAATATCGTTTGCAATCATTCCTGTATCAGAAATTAAAATTACATCATTTGCTAACTTTTCTTTATTTCTAGGTACAAACCAAGCTAAACTTTCAGAACCAACTTCTTCTTCACCTTCAATCATAAATTTTACATTACAAGGCAAATTACCTGTTGAAGTCATATATTCCATTGCTTTTATATGCATGTACATTTGCCCTTTATCATCACAAGCACCTCTTGCAAAAATTGCTCCTTCTGGGTGAATTTCCGTTTTTTTAATGACCGGTTCGAATGGAGGAGACGTCCATAATTCAATAGGATCTGCTGGTTGAACGTCATAATGACCATAAACGAGCACTGTTGGTAAATTTTTATCAATAATTTTTTCTCCATAAATTATTGGATATCCTGGAGTTTCGCAAATTTCTACGTGGTCACAACCTGCTTTTTTAAGACTTTCTAGCACAAAATCGGCTGTGTTTAAAACGTCTTTTTTGTAGGCTTTATCGGCACTTACAGATGGTATTTCTAATAAACTGATTAGCTCGTCTAAAAAGCGATTTTTGTTTTCTTGAATATACGATTGAATTGTACTCATTTGAATTGTTTTTTATTTCTTCATCAAAAATAGAAAAATTATAATGAACAAGTTTGTAGTTTGGAAGTATTGTTTATATTTGCATCCCGAATCTTCGGATAAGTTGCAGGCGTGGTGGAATTGGTAGACACGCTAGACTTAGGATCTAGTGCCGCGAGGTGTGAGAGTTCGAGTCTCTCCGCCTGTACAAATGATAAGACCGAAGTGAAAGCTTCGGTCTTTTTTTTATTCTAAAAAACCTATTTAACGCTATGAAATTACATCCTTTAAAATTTACACCTCTTTTTAAATACAGACTTTGGGGAGGAAATAAGTTAAAATCAGTATTAAATAAAGAGTATTCTGAAACGAACATTGGTGAATCTTGGGAGGTTTCTGATGTAGAAAATGATGAAACTGTTGTTGCTAGCGGTTTTTTTGAAGGAAAAACGCTTAGAGATTTAACAGAAGAGTACAAAGGAGCATTTTTAGGAGAAGCTGTTTATAAACAATTTGGGAATGAGTTTCCATTATTAATTAAGTTTATAGATGCTAAAACACCGTTGTCTATACAAGTGCATCCTGGTAACGAAATAGCAAAAGAACGCCACAACTCTTTCGGGAAGAATGAAATGTGGTATGTAATGGAAGCTGATAAAGATGCGGAGTTGATTGTTGGTTTTGATAAAGAAATTGATAAGACAGCGTATGATACATATGTTGCAGATGGTTCAATTTTAGAAGTAATGCATCATGAAAACGTGGCAGAAGGAGATACTTTTTACATTCCTACAGGAAGAGTACATGCGATTGGTTCTGGTGTCTTGTTGGCAGAGATTCAACAAACTTCAGATATTACCTATCGTATTTACGATTATAATAGAGTAGATGCAAAAACAGGTGAATTAAGAGATTTGCACAATGATTTGGCAAAAGATGTGATCGATTTTGAATGTCATGATACTTATAAAACGACGTATGAAACTAAAACCAATGTGTCTAATGAATTGGTACACTCGCCTTATTTTACTTCTAATTTTTTAATTGTTGAAGGAACGATTCAAAAAGATTATACGAATTTAGATTCTTTTGTGATTTATATTTGTGTTGACGGAGATTTAGAGTTATCTCACAACAAAAAAAGCTTCTCGCTTAAAAAAGGAGAAACTATTTTGTTACCAGCTTCAATAGATACTATTGAGTTGAAATCTTTGTCAGAAAAAAGTAAACTATTAGAAGTATATTTATAATCTTTATTTTTTTAACGAAATAATTTCGAAATCTTCGGCTCTTTCAGCAAAATCAAACATTTCTTTGGTTTCAACTGGAGGTGTTCTTAGTTTTCTTTTTGTTAAATCTATCCAAGCACCATAGACTTTTATGATTGCAGACAATTTTCCGGCTTCATTAAAAACTTCGTGAACAATTTTCCAACGCTCGTTGTTTTCAGATAATCCTTGTAATTTTAAGTTTACGGTGATGTTTTCTCCTAAATGAATTTCTTTTCTAAAAGAAGTTTCTTCTGTAA from Polaribacter sp. ALD11 includes the following:
- a CDS encoding thioesterase family protein, whose translation is MSFQVTFATKWSDFDPNRHMRHTAYNDYAAEVRVRYFAKHNFSIDEFTKHNLGPILFTEETSFRKEIHLGENITVNLKLQGLSENNERWKIVHEVFNEAGKLSAIIKVYGAWIDLTKRKLRTPPVETKEMFDFAERAEDFEIISLKK